The DNA sequence ACTCGTCAGGTTGAAGGACAAGGTGGAGATGGGGCTGAAGGTCTGTTGGGCCGTGGAGAACGTCTTCGAATACATAATAGCTAAAAGTCGCGAGGTGAGGCATCTGCGCGACAGGGTTCTTAGAAGCTCCACCCCGCTCACGCGCCAGCAGCGGATCGATGTCGGCGCCCTCGTCTACGACGCGCTGACCGAGGCGAGGGGGGAGATCACGGAAAAGGTGATCACTTGCGTGCAAGATTCCGTGGAGGAGGTAGAGATCAACGAGATCACCGAACAGAAGATGGTAATGCACGGTGTCTTTTTGGTTCGCAAGGATCGCCGGAATGATTTTGACGCTGCGGCCCAAAAGGTAGCAGATCTCCTGGGCGAGGATTACGCCATTAAGGTGGATGGCCCCTGGGTTCCCTTTAGCTTCATAAGGCACATCGAGCTTTTTGAGGTGCTTAACGAGGAAGGTGGGACAGAGGCGGCTTAACAGATGAAAGGCGCCATTCAATATATTCCCGCGTATCTCCCGAAGGGGAGGTATCTCTACGGGATCATACGGGCGGAAGGTAAGCCGGACCTTCCATCGATCGGCCTCAGAAGGGCCAAGGTTTACACCGTCAACTTTAAGAACATCGCGGCTGTGGTGAGTGATCACCCCCTGATCAAGATAAGACCGGTAAGAGAGGACCTCACCTCGCACCACGAGGTAATTAAGGAGGTGATCAAAAACTTCACTATCATTCCCATGGCCTTCGGCCACATCGTCCGCAGCGCCGGGGAACTCCGCCGCGTCCTTGAAGTTAACTACCCTCGCATTGATCAGGAGTTAGAGCGCCTCTGCAACAAAGTAGAGATGAGCTTAAGGATCCTCTGGGACGTGGATAATATCTTTGAATACTTCCTCAACAGGGATCGGGAGCTGCGCGATTTCCGCGATACGATCTTCGGGCGCTCCCGCCAGCCCACCCAGGGCGAAAAGATTGAGCTCGGACGCCTGTTTGAAAGCAAGCTCAACCAGGAAAGGCAAAAACATGCCGAGAGGGTGCTGAAGGTCCTCAGCGGTTACACGGTGGATGCCAAGATCAATCCGCCGACCCACGAGAAGATGGTCATGAATGGGGTTTTTCTCGTTGAGAAAGGGAAGGAAGGGCTTTTTGAGGGGGCGGTTCATCGGGTGGCGGCCCTTTTTGATGGCAACTTCACCTTTGATTACAGCGGGCCGTGGGCGCCGCACAACTTCATCGAGCTTGAGCTAGCCGAGCTGGGGTCGCTTACACATTACAAAATGAAGATTGCA is a window from the Deltaproteobacteria bacterium genome containing:
- a CDS encoding GvpL/GvpF family gas vesicle protein translates to MGTQDAVLDEEEKRSQGKFLYAVILSDREREFGPVGLEGGRVYSIPYQDIAAVVSDYPVTEIKFLRKNLSPYHLTIRRVSEECTAIPAKFGQVADDADKVRKVLKANYDELKGELVRLKDKVEMGLKVCWAVENVFEYIIAKSREVRHLRDRVLRSSTPLTRQQRIDVGALVYDALTEARGEITEKVITCVQDSVEEVEINEITEQKMVMHGVFLVRKDRRNDFDAAAQKVADLLGEDYAIKVDGPWVPFSFIRHIELFEVLNEEGGTEAA
- a CDS encoding GvpL/GvpF family gas vesicle protein, with the translated sequence MKGAIQYIPAYLPKGRYLYGIIRAEGKPDLPSIGLRRAKVYTVNFKNIAAVVSDHPLIKIRPVREDLTSHHEVIKEVIKNFTIIPMAFGHIVRSAGELRRVLEVNYPRIDQELERLCNKVEMSLRILWDVDNIFEYFLNRDRELRDFRDTIFGRSRQPTQGEKIELGRLFESKLNQERQKHAERVLKVLSGYTVDAKINPPTHEKMVMNGVFLVEKGKEGLFEGAVHRVAALFDGNFTFDYSGPWAPHNFIELELAELGSLTHYKMKIANCKNQNGVHS